A genomic stretch from Gorilla gorilla gorilla isolate KB3781 chromosome 20, NHGRI_mGorGor1-v2.1_pri, whole genome shotgun sequence includes:
- the KDELR1 gene encoding ER lumen protein-retaining receptor 1 isoform X2 → MNLFRFLGDLSHLLAIILLLLKIWKSRSCAGISGKSQVLFAVVFTARYLDLFTNYISLYNTCMKVVYIACSFTTVWLIYSKFKATYDGNHDTFRVEFLVVPTAILAFLVNHDFTPLEILWTFSIYLESVAILPQLFMVSKTGEAETITSHYLFALGVYRTLYLFNWIWRYHFEGFFDLIAIVAGLVQTVLYCDFFYLYITKVLKGKKLSLPA, encoded by the exons ATGAATCTCTTCCGATTCTTGGGAGACCTCTCCCACCTCCTCGCCATCATCTTGCTACTGCTCAAAATCTGGAAGTCCCGCTCGTGCGCCG GAATTTCAGGGAAGAGCCAGGTCCTGTTTGCTGTGGTGTTCACTGCCCGATATCTGGACCTCTTCACCAACTACATCTCACTCTACAACACGTGTATGAAG GTGGTCTACATAGCCTGCTCCTTCACCACGGTCTGGTTGATTTATAGCAAGTTCAAAGCTACTTACGATGGGAACCATGACACGTTCAGAGTGGAGTTCCTGGTCGTTCCCACAGCCATTCTGGCATTCCTGGTCAATCATGACTTCACCCCTCTGGAG ATCCTCTGGACCTTCTCCATCTACCTGGAGTCGGTGGCCATCTTGCCGCAGCTGTTCATGGTGAGCAAGACCGGCGAGGCGGAGACCATCACCAGCCACTACTTGTTTGCGCTAGGCGTTTACCGCACGCTCTATCTCTTCAACTGGATCTGGCGCTACCATTTTGAGGGCTTCTTCGACCTCATCGCCATTGTGGCAGGCCTGGTCCAGACAGTCCTCTACTGCGATTTCTTCTACCTCTATATCACCAAAG TCCTAAAGGGGAAGAAGTTGAGTTTGCCGGCATAG
- the KDELR1 gene encoding ER lumen protein-retaining receptor 1 isoform X1 — MNLFRFLGDLSHLLAIILLLLKIWKSRSCAGISGKSQVLFAVVFTARYLDLFTNYISLYNTCMKVVYIACSFTTVWLIYSKFKATYDGNHDTFRVEFLVVPTAILAFLVNHDFTPLEILWTFSIYLESVAILPQLFMVSKTGEAETITSHYLFALGVYRTLYLFNWIWRYHFEGFFDLIAIVAGLVQTVLYCDFFYLYITKGSWDVGRLEGNLLFLQLLPSLGTGVSLLLYYAKKGAFLRRVSGVAGLPSS; from the exons ATGAATCTCTTCCGATTCTTGGGAGACCTCTCCCACCTCCTCGCCATCATCTTGCTACTGCTCAAAATCTGGAAGTCCCGCTCGTGCGCCG GAATTTCAGGGAAGAGCCAGGTCCTGTTTGCTGTGGTGTTCACTGCCCGATATCTGGACCTCTTCACCAACTACATCTCACTCTACAACACGTGTATGAAG GTGGTCTACATAGCCTGCTCCTTCACCACGGTCTGGTTGATTTATAGCAAGTTCAAAGCTACTTACGATGGGAACCATGACACGTTCAGAGTGGAGTTCCTGGTCGTTCCCACAGCCATTCTGGCATTCCTGGTCAATCATGACTTCACCCCTCTGGAG ATCCTCTGGACCTTCTCCATCTACCTGGAGTCGGTGGCCATCTTGCCGCAGCTGTTCATGGTGAGCAAGACCGGCGAGGCGGAGACCATCACCAGCCACTACTTGTTTGCGCTAGGCGTTTACCGCACGCTCTATCTCTTCAACTGGATCTGGCGCTACCATTTTGAGGGCTTCTTCGACCTCATCGCCATTGTGGCAGGCCTGGTCCAGACAGTCCTCTACTGCGATTTCTTCTACCTCTATATCACCAAAGGTAGCTGGGATGTGGGACGGCTGGAAGGGAACCTCCTATTTCTGCAGCTCCTGCCCTCCCTGGGGACTGGGGTCTCCTTACTCCTGTATTATGCAAAGAAGGGAGCATTTCTTCGCCGGGTTTCTGGGGTGGCAGGCCTACCATCCTCCTAG